One genomic segment of Salmo trutta chromosome 8, fSalTru1.1, whole genome shotgun sequence includes these proteins:
- the LOC115198310 gene encoding nectin-4, giving the protein MASLLGGLTPLLWILGSFIAVVQGDFEEQSPAFAVQSLTEVETRLPCRFKVEVGQVVVQVTWTKERADGTKDQIITVHHTAGQTEFGQYSGRVRFGSNEPTVDSSLIIMNTVESDEGRYSCHISTFPSGNFERQLSLTVWTTPISSLDPVILVEGQSFRLAASCRSVARPPPVLTWDTDLTGQSQNRSSVGGSVSTHFSLHPLRSMNGMRLDCLVRHPALKGPRRITNNLVVHYPPNAEISGFNQNWYAGLEGAALSCVSGGNPKPQRFTWTRKGGDLPEGVTAGNGSLLFNRPLGLTDAGIYQCVAYNVVGTGKAEVEITVAEAHQKSVFFNSLLMIIVGGVAGGLLLIMVIIVISVTRHHKRKNKKLERELTVKKEEICTLSRQASFRRVNSVSTDARGQMEENIPLRVEGTLRTSLSSLGEPGRIRDSRSTLVGGGGLDYLGRPVLNNSSRRGRENRAMDREEENRLRVESYVRNSTMSLGTRLHLPMEQSTKLLRSLNGSAIIPTEGGLHARHSPLSCSYPPVTDDEEEEGESVEGERGTSSRLSRLDQGRSEDQDNSSQISDAERGHNHHFQQNNGTLRPKPQPNGIPSPHAPLIHKAQIV; this is encoded by the exons TTGCTGTGGTGCAGGGGGACTTTGAGGAACAATCTCCCGCGTTCGCGGTGCAGTCCTTGACCGAGGTTGAGACCCGGCTGCCCTGCCGGTTCAAGGTGGAAGTGGGCCAGGTGGTGGTTCAG GTCACCTGGACCAAGGAGAGAGCAGATGGTACCAAGGACCAGATCATCACAGTACACCACACTGCCGGACAAACAG agtTTGGTCAGTACTCGGGGCGTGTGCGGTTTGGCAGCAATGAGCCCACGGTGGACTCGTCTCTGATCATCATGAACACTGTGGAGTCAGACGAGGGCAGGTACAGCTGTCACATCAGCACCTTCCCCTCGGGGAACTTTGAACGACAGTTGTCACTCACCGTGTGGA CCACGCCCATCTCCTCCCTGGACCCTGTGATTCTTGTCGAGGGCCAGTCCTTTCGATTGGCTGCCTCCTGCCGCTCCGTGGCCCGCCCCCCGCCCGTCCTCACCTGGGACACAGACCTGACGGGCCAGTCACAGAACAGAAGTTCGGTGGGCGGGTCAGTCTCCACCCACTTCTCCCTGCACCCCCTGAGGAGTATGAACGGGATGAGACTGGACTGTCTGGTGAGGCACCCTGCTCTGAAGGGACCCCGCAGGATCACCAACAACCTGGTAGTGCACT ATCCTCCCAATGCAGAGATCTCAGGGTTTAATCAGAACTGGTATGCTGGTCTGGAGGGTGCTGCCCTCAGCTGTGTCAGTGGAGGAAACCCCAAACCACAGCGTTTCacctggaccag GAAGGGTGGAGACTTACCAGAGGGCGTGACGGCAGGGAATGGATCCCTGCTGTTCAATAGGCCCCTCGGCCTGACAGACGCTGGTATCTACCAATGTGTGGCCTATAACGTTGTGGGGACCGGGAAAGCAGAGGTGGAGATCACTGTGGCAG AGGCGCATCAGAAGTCTGTGTTTTTCAACAGTCTCCTGATGATCATAGTTGGAGGGGTGGCTGGAGGACTGCTACTCATCATGGTCATCATAGTAATCTCAGTGACCCGTCACCACAAACGCAAAAACAAGAAACTGGAGAGAGAATTGACTGTGAAGAA GGAGGAGATCTGTACTCTCTCCAGGCAGGCCTCTTTCAGGAGAGTCAACTCAGTCAGTACGGATGCTAGAGGACAG ATGGAGGAGAATATCCCTCTCAGAGTGGAGGGGACACTGCGGACCAGTCTGTCCTCTCTAGGG GAGCCAGGGCGCATCAGGGACAGTCGCTCTACTCTGGTAGGGGGAGGTGGACTAGACTACCTGGGTCGACCTGTTCTGAACAACTCTTCacgaagagggagggagaacagagccatggacagagaggaggagaacagaCTTAGGGTGGAGTCATACGTACGGAATAGCACTATGTCTTtg GGAACCCGTCTCCACCTGCCAATGGAACAGTCCACCAAGCTACTGAGGTCCCTGAACGGCAGCGCCATCATCCCAACAGAGGGGGGTTTACATGCACGGCACTCCCCTCTCAGCTGCAGCTACCCTCCTGTCACAGACGacgaagaggaggagggtgaaagtGTGGAGGGGGAGCGGGGGACAAGCTCCAGGTTGAGTCGGTTAGATCAGGGGAGGTCAGAGGACCAGGACAACAGTTCTCAGATCTCAGACGCGGAACGTGGACACAACCATCACTTCCAGCAGAACAACGGAACGCTGAGACCCAAACCCCAGCCCAACGGCATCCCATCCCCACACGCCCCCCTCATCCATAAGGCCCAGATTGTA